One uncultured Draconibacterium sp. genomic window, TCTTTTGATAAAGGTGTTGTGTGTATATTAAATACTCAGATAATAATTGACGGTAAACCAACCGTTTGGTGTGCCCAACACGATGAGATAACACTTGTGCCCGCCAACGCTCGAAGTTACGAACTGGCATCGTTTAGCGGGGCCGAATCGGTTGGTATTGTTGAATTACTAATGAATATCGATCATCCTACAGAAGAAATAATAGCGTCGGTAAATGGGGCAATTAAATGGTTTGAAGAACATAAAATTGAAGGCATTAAATTAGAACGAATTACCAATACCGAAGGACAAAAGGATAGAGTTGTGGTGAAAGATGCTTCTGCTCCAACGCTATGGGCGCGCTTTTACGATCTGGAAACCGAAAAGCCATTTTTCTGCAGTCGCGATGGAATAAAGCGAAACACGTTTGCAGAGATTAGCCACAATCGCCGAAATGGCTATAGCTGGTATAGCAACAAACCCGAAAAGGTGTTAGAAAAATATCCTGAGTGGCTGGCAAAAAATCAATAATACAAACAATAGTAAATCTCAATATCATGAAAAAAACAATCCTAATTTCACTAATATCTATCCTGTTTTTATCGAACTCGTGGGCGCAACAACTGGCCTTCCCAACTGCCGAAGGATATGGAAAATACACAATTGGTGGGCGCGGTGGTGAAGTATTTGAAGTCACAAACCTTAATGATTCCGGCGAAGGTAGTCTTCGCGCTGCGGTTGATGCGTCCGGTCCACGTACAGTCGTATTTCAGGTATCAGGTAACATCGAACTTGAAAGTCCGATTACTATCAGAAATCCATACATTACAATCGCCGGACAGACGGCACCCGGAGATGGAATATGTCTTAAAAATCATCCACTTAATATTGACGCCGATCAGGTTATTGTCAGATATATTCGGGTTAGGCCCGGCGATGTATCTGGTAACGACTACGATGCAATTTCAAGCAGATATACAAAACACGTCATATTGGATCACCTCTCAGCGAGTTGGAGCATTGATGAATGTGTGTCGGTTTACCATTGCGACAGCATTACAATTCAGTGGTGTTTAATTGCAGAAAGTTTGTATGGATCAAACCACATCAAAGGGCATCATGGATTTGGTGGTATATGGGGAAGCAATTATGGCACCTATCATCATAACCTTTTGGCAGATCATAGTAGCAGAAATCCACGTATGGCATCCGGTTCAGGATACACCGATTACAGGAACAATGTTATTTACAATTGGGGCTATCAAAGTTGTTACGGCGGCGAGGCCTTTCAAACTGGTAATGACAAATTCAATTTTTCAAGATTTAATGTTGTTGCCAATTATTACAAGCCCGGTCCGGCCACAAGACCAGGTGAAGTAGCTCACCGAATTGCCAATCCCGGATACAGAAACGAAACGAATGATTTTGGGAAATGGTACATTGCAGATAACCTTGTTGAAGGCAATGACCAGGTATCGTTAAACAATTGGGATGGCGGAATACAAACAAAAGTTTCATTCGAAAAAATTAAAATGGATGAGCCCTGGCCGTCTATGACAATTAATCAGCAAAAAGCAAAAGAAGCCTACCAAATTGTTCTTGAAAATGCCGGTGCTGTATTGCCCAAAAGAGATGCAATAGATTCAAGGATAATCCATGATGCCCGCAATGGCACTGCAACCTTTGAAGGCAGTACATATAAAAAGGAGCAGGAAGTTGCAGATGCTTCTAAAATCTGTGGAATTATCGACTCTCAGAACGATGTTGGTGGATGGCCTGTTTTGAAAAGCTTACCTGCCCCGCTTGACACCGATCATGACGGGATGCCAGACGTATGGGAAAAGAAAAACGAACTGAATCCAAATGATGCTTCCGACCGAAATAAGATAGCCGAAAATGGGTACACCATGCTCGAGATATACCTTAACGATATCAATTAAAACGAATCGCCATTGTACTATATGTTTCACATGCATGAAGTGTAGTTGTCTGAGAATTTTGCAAACCAATAAATATTAACATGAGATTATTTTTGCTCATTATATTACTTACACTTACTGGTGTAATCGGATATTCACAAAATTCCTCCATATCAGAAATCCCAAATAATAAGATTAAAATCTATCTGGATTGTACTGATTGCAATTCGATTTTCTTTCGAAAAAATTTACCATTTGTTGATTTTGTACGGGATCCGAAATTGGCCGATCTGCATATTTTTGTTACCAAGCAAAAAACGGCCAGCAATAGTACTGAATATGGTTTAAACTTTATAGGTATCAATGAAAATTCAGACATTCAATATAAGCTAAAAACTATTTCGCCGCAAGATGAGACAGATATTTTAAAATGGGAAAGGCTGTTAAAAATTATAGATTTTGGTCTATTGCCTTATTTGTCAAGGACACCAGAAATGGCCAGAATATTTATCAAACATGATATGGATAAAACTTCTGTGCTACTAGAAACTTCTGATCCATGGAACTATTGGGTTATTCGACTAGGACTGGGGACTGAATTTGAAGGCGAAGAAAGCCAAAAAGAATATTCCGTAAACAATTCAATTAGAGCCGACCGAATAACTGATATTTTAAAATTCAGATCGGAAGTATCATATGACTTTAGTAAAGAAATATACAACGATGTTGATGAAAAAATTGAAAGTAAAAGAGAGGAAGCTGAATTCAATGCGCGATTGATATATTCATTAAATTCCAGGTGGTCGATAGGTATGTTTGGTGAAATTTCTACCTCTTCATATCTTAATTTAAATGTGGCCTCGAGTACAGGGCCGGCGATAGAATACAATATTTTTCCCTGGGATAAATCTGATAGGAAAGTATTTACTATTGCCTATCATTTGAAATCCAACTATTACGAATACAATGAATTAACGATATACGATACATTTAAAGAATGGAGAACCTCCGAGTCTCTTGCAGTTTCACTTGTATTAAGGCAACCGTGGGGTGAAATTGAAAACACTCTCGAAGCTTCCCACTATTTTTACGATTTTTCAAAAAATAGACTATCATTGGAATCTGATGCTTCAATTCTTATTGCTAAAGGCTTCTCCTTGTTCATGCAATTAGAGACTGAATTTATACACGACCAGCTGTATTTGCCGGCAGGAGAAACGACACGTGAAGAGATTCTGCTGAAACAAAAAAAGCTGGCGACAAACTTTGAAATTTCGACAGAACTGGGGCTACGGTTTACCTTCGGTTCTGTATACAATAATATTATTAATCAAAGACTTTGAAAAAGCTATGAATAACATAGGATGTAATTCAAATTCTATAATAAGAATTTATCTATTATCAGGATTGATGTCTTTACTATTTTTCTCTCCTTCAAAATCTCAACAACTAGCATTTCCGGGTGCCGAAGGATTTGGCGCGTATGCAACAGGCGGGAGAGGCGGACAAGTTATTGAAGTAACCAACCTTTTAGACAATGAGGAAGGAACAATTAACGGCAGTCTGCGTTGGGCATTTAAACAATGTTCTTACGAACCTACAACAATTGTTTTCAGAGTTTCCGGTGTAATCAATCTGGTTGATGAACTAAGAGGAAAATTTACAAAAGGTGTAACTATTGCGGGACAAACAGCTCCGGGCGACGGGATTTGCATTCGTGGTAATAAAGTAAATCTTGGTGGAAGCTCTAATCTGATTTTACGTCATCTTCGTTTTCGCAATGGCCTTCGTGACGATGAATCTTTCATTAAAGGCGGATCTATAGGTATCGAAAATGCCAACAATGTTATTATCGACCATTGTACCTTTGGCTGGTCGGGCGAAGAAAATATGACAATGTACGACAACGACTCTACCACCGTTCAGTGGTGTATTGTTCACGAAGGACTATACGCCTCAGGGCATGCCAAAGGTGCACGAAGTTATGGCTGTCAGTGGGGAGGGCAAAATGCAAGCTACCACCACAACCTACTTGCCCATTATTACAGTCGCACTCCGCGATTTAACGGTAGTAAACACCACGATAAAAATGTTGTATATGAGTATATAAACAATGTTAATTATAACTGGGGGAAAGCCAATTCAGCCTACGGTGCCTACATCGAAATTGCAGACGGAACTTATCAGTGTAAAATGATTAACAATTACTATAAGCCAGGTCCGGCGCGACCCGGTAATTTGGCATCTTTCTTTGCCCAATCCTTACATCATTCCATGCAGGGCGACTCCTTAATCGCTCAATGGTATATGAATGGGAATATTATGGAAGGTTCAGCCAATATAGCACTAAATGAAAATAACTCACTCGGTTTAAATGCTGAAAAATATGAACATGTAGGTATTGGCACATCAGCTTTAATCGCCAAAAAACCGTTCAATATTCCTCATGCCCTTTCTATAGAATCGGCGGTTGAAGCATACAAAAATGTATTGGCAGGTGCCGGTGCATTTCCGCGAGACATTGTCGATAAACGTATTGTTAACGAAGTTCGCACAGGTACTGCATCGGGTGCAGGCAGTACATATAAAAAGGAGCAGGAAGTTGCAGATGCTTCTAAAATCTGTGGAATTATCGACTCTCAGAATGATATTGGTGGATGGCCTGTTTTGAAAAGCTTACCTGCCCCGCTTGACACCGATCATGACGGGATGCCAGACGTATGGGAAAAGAAAAACGGACTGAATCCAAGCAATGCAAATGATAGAAATAGTAATGGCGAAGATGGGTACACCATGTTGGAAAAATATTTGAATAGTATAAAATAATTCCAGATGACTCAAGAATATCATGCTAAAAAAACAAATTAAATCCTTAAAGTGATGAAATTTAAAAATAGAACAATCAAAACAAAACTTCATTTTTTGTTTGTAATCCTGATTACAATGTCATTTTCCTGTTTCAGTCAAGAAAACAAATCCAGCAATAACGCTAAACCGCGGGTGATTGTAACATCAGACGGTGAAATCGACGACCAAGCCTCAATGATTCGATTTCTGCTGTATACAAATGAATGCGATGTAGAAGCCATTGTGTTGTCATCTTCGCAATATCATTCTGAAAGTCACGGTCATTGGGCAGGAAATGATTGGGTAACCCCCGACCTGGATGCCTACGAGCAGGTTTATCCAAATCTATTAAAACATGATCCTAACTATCCAAGCCCAGAATATCTTCGTTCACGCACTGCCGTGGGTAATGTGAAAACAGAAGGAGAAATGGAAGAGGTAACGGCAGGATCAGAATTGATTGCACAAATTTTACTTGATACGTCAGATGATCGCCCCGTTTGGCTACAGGCTTGGGGAGGGACAAACACCATCGCACGCGCGTTGAAAACAATCGAAGAAAATCATCCGGAACGGATGCAAGAAGTTGCAGCAAAGTGCCGTTTCTACTTTATCTGGGAGCAGGATGCAACTTATCAGGAATACATTAGGCCACATTGGAGCAAGTACAATATTCCCACAATTATTTCAGACCAGTTTGAGGCAGTTGCTTACCGTTGGAAACAGATTCAACCGAAAGAAATGCAAGTTTATTACGAAGCGGCATGGATGAAAGAAAATATTTTGGAAAACCACGGTCCTTTGTGTTCGATCTACCAAGCTCATAAAAAAACATCGGAGAGAAACAACTTCGATTACTACGAAGGAGATTTCCTATCCGAGGGCGATTCACCTTCATTTTTTCACAACATTGCAACCGGCTTACGCAACATGGAGTCACCAGATTGGGGTGGCTGGGGTGGCCGTTTCGTATGGGTGCGTGAGAATACCTGGCTCGATCCGGTTCCCGTTGAAGGATATACTTATCCGGAAGGACGCTGGTACACCGAAAATGCTTGGGGCAGAGAGGGTACGCGCCAGCACATGACCACCTTTACCCATCCCGAATACCGTGAATATTTCAAGCCGATGTGGCGTTGGACACCTGCACTTCAAAACGACTTTGCAGCGCGAGCAGACTGGTGTGTTAAATCATTTGAAGATACAAACCACCCGCCAATTGTAAAACTCAATCATGCCATCGACCTAAAAGCCAAACCGGGTGAGACCATAAAACTTAGTGCAAAAGGCACAAGCGATCCTGATGGTGATATTTTGAATATTCGCTGGTGGCAATATACCGAAGCTGATACCTATCAGGGAACCATTGAAATGAAGAACTCTTCAAGAAGCGATGCTTCATTCAAGATACCCAAGGATGCTGGTGAGAACGAAACCATTCATATCATTTGTGAGGTTACAGATTCGGGATCACCACAATTAACAAGGTATCAACGAGTAATAATAAAC contains:
- a CDS encoding nucleoside hydrolase-like domain-containing protein, with the translated sequence MIVTSDGEIDDQASMIRFLLYTNECDVEAIVLSSSQYHSESHGHWAGNDWVTPDLDAYEQVYPNLLKHDPNYPSPEYLRSRTAVGNVKTEGEMEEVTAGSELIAQILLDTSDDRPVWLQAWGGTNTIARALKTIEENHPERMQEVAAKCRFYFIWEQDATYQEYIRPHWSKYNIPTIISDQFEAVAYRWKQIQPKEMQVYYEAAWMKENILENHGPLCSIYQAHKKTSERNNFDYYEGDFLSEGDSPSFFHNIATGLRNMESPDWGGWGGRFVWVRENTWLDPVPVEGYTYPEGRWYTENAWGREGTRQHMTTFTHPEYREYFKPMWRWTPALQNDFAARADWCVKSFEDTNHPPIVKLNHAIDLKAKPGETIKLSAKGTSDPDGDILNIRWWQYTEADTYQGTIEMKNSSRSDASFKIPKDAGENETIHIICEVTDSGSPQLTRYQRVIINIE
- a CDS encoding pectate lyase; the protein is MKKTILISLISILFLSNSWAQQLAFPTAEGYGKYTIGGRGGEVFEVTNLNDSGEGSLRAAVDASGPRTVVFQVSGNIELESPITIRNPYITIAGQTAPGDGICLKNHPLNIDADQVIVRYIRVRPGDVSGNDYDAISSRYTKHVILDHLSASWSIDECVSVYHCDSITIQWCLIAESLYGSNHIKGHHGFGGIWGSNYGTYHHNLLADHSSRNPRMASGSGYTDYRNNVIYNWGYQSCYGGEAFQTGNDKFNFSRFNVVANYYKPGPATRPGEVAHRIANPGYRNETNDFGKWYIADNLVEGNDQVSLNNWDGGIQTKVSFEKIKMDEPWPSMTINQQKAKEAYQIVLENAGAVLPKRDAIDSRIIHDARNGTATFEGSTYKKEQEVADASKICGIIDSQNDVGGWPVLKSLPAPLDTDHDGMPDVWEKKNELNPNDASDRNKIAENGYTMLEIYLNDIN
- a CDS encoding pectate lyase, translated to MSLLFFSPSKSQQLAFPGAEGFGAYATGGRGGQVIEVTNLLDNEEGTINGSLRWAFKQCSYEPTTIVFRVSGVINLVDELRGKFTKGVTIAGQTAPGDGICIRGNKVNLGGSSNLILRHLRFRNGLRDDESFIKGGSIGIENANNVIIDHCTFGWSGEENMTMYDNDSTTVQWCIVHEGLYASGHAKGARSYGCQWGGQNASYHHNLLAHYYSRTPRFNGSKHHDKNVVYEYINNVNYNWGKANSAYGAYIEIADGTYQCKMINNYYKPGPARPGNLASFFAQSLHHSMQGDSLIAQWYMNGNIMEGSANIALNENNSLGLNAEKYEHVGIGTSALIAKKPFNIPHALSIESAVEAYKNVLAGAGAFPRDIVDKRIVNEVRTGTASGAGSTYKKEQEVADASKICGIIDSQNDIGGWPVLKSLPAPLDTDHDGMPDVWEKKNGLNPSNANDRNSNGEDGYTMLEKYLNSIK